Proteins encoded within one genomic window of Oryza brachyantha chromosome 7, ObraRS2, whole genome shotgun sequence:
- the LOC102702391 gene encoding c-Myc-binding protein homolog: MDREAKKEAFRKYLESSGVLDTLTKVLVALYEENDKPSSAVEFVQQKLGGPSISDYEKLKAEKLDLQLKYTELLETHKETCRQLDELKNLKNRSGNDGC; the protein is encoded by the exons ATG GATAGAGAAGCCAAGAAAGAGGCGTTCAGAAAGTATCTTGAATCCAGCGGTGTGCTTGATACTCTCACAAAAG TTCTTGTTGCATTATATGAGGAGAATGACAAGCCTTCATCTGCGGTCGA GTTTGTTCAGCAGAAACTAGGTGGACCATCAATATCGGACTATGAAAAGCTCAAAGCTGAGAAGTTGGATTTGCAATTAAAGTATACTGAGCTTTTAGAGACACACAAGGAAACATGCAGACAG TTGGATGAACTTAAGAATTTGAAGAACAGGAGTGGAAACGATGGGTGTTGA
- the LOC102702111 gene encoding AUGMIN subunit 3-like isoform X1 codes for MSATQLCDALSAAGFDGDGPLHPDSLEWPFLQGDDAHRLLAWVCSRLRPANVLSATDLMLYEQLEVEGKLLEGEDLDFAFDSISAFSEIGDNQQDTFLTEESLEHIRDSKLSLRAEVSDLEKQLASLEWQLDLLTAQATTINQGKKSRASAKTSPNVQIARLDEKLAKRSLEQMSSVLGKLAATSQELSYYHSETDIGIYLSYSDFQSYIIHNLACTKELKIWFSNKFDKGPLQFVAREDMSRGDYEKSHDFSVELKRINSIFARSKVKYIEAQAEYAKEAAILSTLRTQLASQKTPVHQDAHSLRRRSSKLAEELRDLSLQVKKYLSEIITSLCADLAQLEGANILQGDHNLKVLRQECYISQQKRFINNLANQLAAHQFLKIACQIERQAKISSAYSLLKAIAMELQGYLSAVDDRLDRYHLIDQAASEMLEEGPVDDRDTFLHAVRDILSSHSGAQATTPSYVSVYGLVEQISELQNELDYLHHELENILPRERKRCIDELCLMIQTLEQILSVPFTYVQPILTPWPLAQALEELEIINQQVSAHVNEVTMARDKKMLQQPSRNMQQERRVFADFFCHPGRLENQVREMSSHVRALPE; via the exons GTATGAACAGCTTGAAGTAGAAGGGAAACTATTGGAG GGGGAGGACTTggattttgcatttgacagtATTTCAGCCTTCTCAGAAATTGGAGATAATCAGCAAGACACATTTCTGACAGAAGAAAGCCTTGAACACATTCG TGATTCAAAGCTTTCACTTAGAGCTGAAGTTTCTGATTTGGAAAAGCAGCTTGCTTCTCTGGAATGGCAGCTTGATTTGCTTACAGCACAAGCTACCACCATTAATCAGGGAAAGAAGTCACGTGCATCTGCTAAAACTAGCCCTAATGTACAAATTGCAAGATTAGATGAGAAACTTGCTAAGAGAAGTCTAGAG CAGATGAGTTCAGTTCTTGGAAAACTTGCTGCTACCTCCCAGGAGTTGTCTTATTACCATTCAGAAACTG ATATTGGAATTTACCTATCATACAGTGACTTCCAGTCTTACATAATCCATAACTTGGCTTGTACCAAGGAACTAAAGATATGGTTCTCCAACAAGTTTgataag GGACCTCTCCAATTTGTTGCCAGAGAAGACATGTCAAGAG GAGATTATGAAAAGTCGCACGATTTTTCAGTTGAACTGAAGCGAATTAATTCCAT TTTTGCTAGAAGTAAAGTAAAGTACATAGAAGCACAAGCAGAATATGCTAAGGAGGCAGCCATACTATCAACACTCAGAACCCAATTGGCATCCCAGAAAACACCTGTTCATCAGGACGCCCACTCTCTAAG GAGGAGAAGCTCTAAGCTTGCTGAAGAACTTAGGGATCTTTCACTTCAAGTGAAGAAATACCTATCTGAG ATTATTACAAGCCTGTGTGCTGACCTTGCTCAACTTGAGGGTGCAAATATTTTGCAAG GGGATCATAATTTGAAGGTTTTGCGCCAGGAATGCTACATAAGCCAGCAGAAAAGG TTCATCAATAATCTCGCTAATCAGCTCGCTGCTCATCAGTTTCTAAAGATTGCTTGCCAGATCGAAAGACAGGCAAAAATTTCAAGTGCCTACTCACTACTAAAAGCAATAGCAATGGAGCTGCAGGGTTACTTGTCAGCTGTTGATGACCGCTTG GACCGATATCATTTAATTGATCAAGCTGCATCTGAAATGCTTGAAGAAGGACCTGTTGATGATCGCGATACTTTTCTTCATGCTGTGAGGGATATTCTTAGTAGTCACTCGG GTGCTCAAGCAACGACTCCATCATATGTTTCGGTATATGGTTTAGTTGAGCAGATCTCAGAGTTGCAAAATGAGCTCGACTATCTTCATCATGAGCTTGAAAATATTCTTCCACGTGAACGCAAAAGATGTATCGATGAACT ATGCCTGATGATCCAAACACTCGAGCAAATTCTGTCTGTACCGTTTACCTATGTGCAACCAATATTGACACCATGG CCTCTAGCACAAGCGCTCGAAGAACTGGAAATAATCAACCAGCAAGTCTCTGCTCATGTTAATGAAGTAACGATGGCTCGAGATAAGAAG ATGTTACAGCAGCCTTCACGCAATATGCAGCAGGAAAGACGAGTATTTGCCGATTTCTTCTGCCACCCAGGACGGCTTGAGAATCAAGTCAGGGAGATGAGTTCCCATGTTAGAGCACTCCCAGAGTAA
- the LOC102702111 gene encoding AUGMIN subunit 3-like isoform X3 codes for MSATQLCDALSAAGFDGDGPLHPDSLEWPFLQGDDAHRLLAWVCSRLRPANVLSATDLMLYEQLEVEGKLLEGEDLDFAFDSISAFSEIGDNQQDTFLTEESLEHIRDSKLSLRAEVSDLEKQLASLEWQLDLLTAQATTINQGKKSRASAKTSPNVQIARLDEKLAKRSLEQMSSVLGKLAATSQELSYYHSETDIGIYLSYSDFQSYIIHNLACTKELKIWFSNKFDKGPLQFVAREDMSRGDYEKSHDFSVELKRINSIFARSKVKYIEAQAEYAKEAAILSTLRTQLASQKTPVHQDAHSLRRRSSKLAEELRDLSLQVKKYLSEIITSLCADLAQLEGANILQGDHNLKVLRQECYISQQKRFLKIACQIERQAKISSAYSLLKAIAMELQGYLSAVDDRLDRYHLIDQAASEMLEEGPVDDRDTFLHAVRDILSSHSGAQATTPSYVSVYGLVEQISELQNELDYLHHELENILPRERKRCIDELCLMIQTLEQILSVPFTYVQPILTPWPLAQALEELEIINQQVSAHVNEVTMARDKKMLQQPSRNMQQERRVFADFFCHPGRLENQVREMSSHVRALPE; via the exons GTATGAACAGCTTGAAGTAGAAGGGAAACTATTGGAG GGGGAGGACTTggattttgcatttgacagtATTTCAGCCTTCTCAGAAATTGGAGATAATCAGCAAGACACATTTCTGACAGAAGAAAGCCTTGAACACATTCG TGATTCAAAGCTTTCACTTAGAGCTGAAGTTTCTGATTTGGAAAAGCAGCTTGCTTCTCTGGAATGGCAGCTTGATTTGCTTACAGCACAAGCTACCACCATTAATCAGGGAAAGAAGTCACGTGCATCTGCTAAAACTAGCCCTAATGTACAAATTGCAAGATTAGATGAGAAACTTGCTAAGAGAAGTCTAGAG CAGATGAGTTCAGTTCTTGGAAAACTTGCTGCTACCTCCCAGGAGTTGTCTTATTACCATTCAGAAACTG ATATTGGAATTTACCTATCATACAGTGACTTCCAGTCTTACATAATCCATAACTTGGCTTGTACCAAGGAACTAAAGATATGGTTCTCCAACAAGTTTgataag GGACCTCTCCAATTTGTTGCCAGAGAAGACATGTCAAGAG GAGATTATGAAAAGTCGCACGATTTTTCAGTTGAACTGAAGCGAATTAATTCCAT TTTTGCTAGAAGTAAAGTAAAGTACATAGAAGCACAAGCAGAATATGCTAAGGAGGCAGCCATACTATCAACACTCAGAACCCAATTGGCATCCCAGAAAACACCTGTTCATCAGGACGCCCACTCTCTAAG GAGGAGAAGCTCTAAGCTTGCTGAAGAACTTAGGGATCTTTCACTTCAAGTGAAGAAATACCTATCTGAG ATTATTACAAGCCTGTGTGCTGACCTTGCTCAACTTGAGGGTGCAAATATTTTGCAAG GGGATCATAATTTGAAGGTTTTGCGCCAGGAATGCTACATAAGCCAGCAGAAAAGG TTTCTAAAGATTGCTTGCCAGATCGAAAGACAGGCAAAAATTTCAAGTGCCTACTCACTACTAAAAGCAATAGCAATGGAGCTGCAGGGTTACTTGTCAGCTGTTGATGACCGCTTG GACCGATATCATTTAATTGATCAAGCTGCATCTGAAATGCTTGAAGAAGGACCTGTTGATGATCGCGATACTTTTCTTCATGCTGTGAGGGATATTCTTAGTAGTCACTCGG GTGCTCAAGCAACGACTCCATCATATGTTTCGGTATATGGTTTAGTTGAGCAGATCTCAGAGTTGCAAAATGAGCTCGACTATCTTCATCATGAGCTTGAAAATATTCTTCCACGTGAACGCAAAAGATGTATCGATGAACT ATGCCTGATGATCCAAACACTCGAGCAAATTCTGTCTGTACCGTTTACCTATGTGCAACCAATATTGACACCATGG CCTCTAGCACAAGCGCTCGAAGAACTGGAAATAATCAACCAGCAAGTCTCTGCTCATGTTAATGAAGTAACGATGGCTCGAGATAAGAAG ATGTTACAGCAGCCTTCACGCAATATGCAGCAGGAAAGACGAGTATTTGCCGATTTCTTCTGCCACCCAGGACGGCTTGAGAATCAAGTCAGGGAGATGAGTTCCCATGTTAGAGCACTCCCAGAGTAA
- the LOC102702111 gene encoding AUGMIN subunit 3-like isoform X2, whose translation MSATQLCDALSAAGFDGDGPLHPDSLEWPFLQGDDAHRLLAWVCSRLRPANVLSATDLMLYEQLEVEGKLLEGEDLDFAFDSISAFSEIGDNQQDTFLTEESLEHIRDSKLSLRAEVSDLEKQLASLEWQLDLLTAQATTINQGKKSRASAKTSPNVQIARLDEKLAKRSLEMSSVLGKLAATSQELSYYHSETDIGIYLSYSDFQSYIIHNLACTKELKIWFSNKFDKGPLQFVAREDMSRGDYEKSHDFSVELKRINSIFARSKVKYIEAQAEYAKEAAILSTLRTQLASQKTPVHQDAHSLRRRSSKLAEELRDLSLQVKKYLSEIITSLCADLAQLEGANILQGDHNLKVLRQECYISQQKRFINNLANQLAAHQFLKIACQIERQAKISSAYSLLKAIAMELQGYLSAVDDRLDRYHLIDQAASEMLEEGPVDDRDTFLHAVRDILSSHSGAQATTPSYVSVYGLVEQISELQNELDYLHHELENILPRERKRCIDELCLMIQTLEQILSVPFTYVQPILTPWPLAQALEELEIINQQVSAHVNEVTMARDKKMLQQPSRNMQQERRVFADFFCHPGRLENQVREMSSHVRALPE comes from the exons GTATGAACAGCTTGAAGTAGAAGGGAAACTATTGGAG GGGGAGGACTTggattttgcatttgacagtATTTCAGCCTTCTCAGAAATTGGAGATAATCAGCAAGACACATTTCTGACAGAAGAAAGCCTTGAACACATTCG TGATTCAAAGCTTTCACTTAGAGCTGAAGTTTCTGATTTGGAAAAGCAGCTTGCTTCTCTGGAATGGCAGCTTGATTTGCTTACAGCACAAGCTACCACCATTAATCAGGGAAAGAAGTCACGTGCATCTGCTAAAACTAGCCCTAATGTACAAATTGCAAGATTAGATGAGAAACTTGCTAAGAGAAGTCTAGAG ATGAGTTCAGTTCTTGGAAAACTTGCTGCTACCTCCCAGGAGTTGTCTTATTACCATTCAGAAACTG ATATTGGAATTTACCTATCATACAGTGACTTCCAGTCTTACATAATCCATAACTTGGCTTGTACCAAGGAACTAAAGATATGGTTCTCCAACAAGTTTgataag GGACCTCTCCAATTTGTTGCCAGAGAAGACATGTCAAGAG GAGATTATGAAAAGTCGCACGATTTTTCAGTTGAACTGAAGCGAATTAATTCCAT TTTTGCTAGAAGTAAAGTAAAGTACATAGAAGCACAAGCAGAATATGCTAAGGAGGCAGCCATACTATCAACACTCAGAACCCAATTGGCATCCCAGAAAACACCTGTTCATCAGGACGCCCACTCTCTAAG GAGGAGAAGCTCTAAGCTTGCTGAAGAACTTAGGGATCTTTCACTTCAAGTGAAGAAATACCTATCTGAG ATTATTACAAGCCTGTGTGCTGACCTTGCTCAACTTGAGGGTGCAAATATTTTGCAAG GGGATCATAATTTGAAGGTTTTGCGCCAGGAATGCTACATAAGCCAGCAGAAAAGG TTCATCAATAATCTCGCTAATCAGCTCGCTGCTCATCAGTTTCTAAAGATTGCTTGCCAGATCGAAAGACAGGCAAAAATTTCAAGTGCCTACTCACTACTAAAAGCAATAGCAATGGAGCTGCAGGGTTACTTGTCAGCTGTTGATGACCGCTTG GACCGATATCATTTAATTGATCAAGCTGCATCTGAAATGCTTGAAGAAGGACCTGTTGATGATCGCGATACTTTTCTTCATGCTGTGAGGGATATTCTTAGTAGTCACTCGG GTGCTCAAGCAACGACTCCATCATATGTTTCGGTATATGGTTTAGTTGAGCAGATCTCAGAGTTGCAAAATGAGCTCGACTATCTTCATCATGAGCTTGAAAATATTCTTCCACGTGAACGCAAAAGATGTATCGATGAACT ATGCCTGATGATCCAAACACTCGAGCAAATTCTGTCTGTACCGTTTACCTATGTGCAACCAATATTGACACCATGG CCTCTAGCACAAGCGCTCGAAGAACTGGAAATAATCAACCAGCAAGTCTCTGCTCATGTTAATGAAGTAACGATGGCTCGAGATAAGAAG ATGTTACAGCAGCCTTCACGCAATATGCAGCAGGAAAGACGAGTATTTGCCGATTTCTTCTGCCACCCAGGACGGCTTGAGAATCAAGTCAGGGAGATGAGTTCCCATGTTAGAGCACTCCCAGAGTAA